A genomic region of Procambarus clarkii isolate CNS0578487 chromosome 88, FALCON_Pclarkii_2.0, whole genome shotgun sequence contains the following coding sequences:
- the LOC123745878 gene encoding U-scoloptoxin(01)-Cw1a: MRILLASLVVVVTAGTVATQEVLPFLKAVPDTTFSCEERPYGYYADVEADCQAFHICLNDLKWSFLCPNQTLFNQEYFVCDHAINVDCSVATTFYSLNDNFGKVDDTTETATE, translated from the exons ATGAGGATCCTGCTAG CAtccctggtggtagtggtgacagcGGGGACAGTCGCCACCCAAGAGGTGCTGCCCTTCCTGAAAGCAGTGCCCGACACCACCTTTTCGTGCGAGGAGCGCCCCTACGGGTACTACGCTGACGTCGAAGCCGACTGCCAGGCCTTCCACATCTGCCTTAACGACCTCAAGTGGTCCTTCCTCTGCCCCAACCAGACTCTCTTCAACCAG GAATACTTCGTGTGCGACCATGCCATCAATGTGGATTGCTCAGTGGCCACCACCTTCTATTCTCTCAACGACAACTTTGGCAAGGTCGACGACACGACGGAGACTGCGACAGAGTGA